TGTGCATGGCTGGGTTTCCTACGGTGGCCACATGCAGATGTTCCAGTTTTTTCTTCTGCACGGCTTCCAAGCCGAAGAAGGTGAAGAAAATTTCTGCTTCGATACCTTCCATACGGGCACCATTGGCCAGGATGAAGCAGGCGTATACGTTGTCGATGGTCGCCTTAGAAAGGATGAGCATCATTTTTTTAACGCGGGCATCTTTGTTTACTTCCGCGGGATTATCCATTGTCTTGGGGTCCATGATCTTTCGTTTTTAGATGCAACTGGCGGGTTTAGGAATTCCGGCGATGCGGCTGGCTTTTTTAAGCGGTCCACCGGGGAACAAAGCATAAAATTGCTTGATGTCTACAACCCCGCTTTTTCCCACTTTACGAATGCTTAGTGGTACTTCATTGCGATATTGTTCTTGTAAGTATTCCAATACGGGCCAATGTCCGTCGGTGAGTTCTATGCCCTCTTCTTGGGCAATCTGGGCGGCTACCTCTTTATTCCATTGATTTAAATCGGTGAGGTATCCTTCGTTGTTGAGGTCAATGATTTGACCGGCAATTGTGGTTTCCATGGCATTTGTTTTTAAACGTTTGCTTCTTCAAAGTTTTTACCGGCTTCGTTCATTTTAGAGCTAACAAAGGGGATATGCTTGCCGGTAATGAGCATATTCCAGTAAATCCATTTAAAGGCCATCTTGCCCATGTGGTTCATGCGGCTCTCCTTAAGGAGATTTAAAGGACCTACGCCAGGAATGGGGAAGGTGCCGCTTACGGGCTGATGGGTATAATTAAAGTCAATTAAAAGGGCTTTACCATGACCGGTTTCAACAAAGCAGTTGGCATGGCCATCGAATTCATCGAGCAATTCCTTGCCATTGATAAAGCGCATTACATTTTC
The Croceimicrobium hydrocarbonivorans genome window above contains:
- a CDS encoding TusE/DsrC/DsvC family sulfur relay protein — encoded protein: METTIAGQIIDLNNEGYLTDLNQWNKEVAAQIAQEEGIELTDGHWPVLEYLQEQYRNEVPLSIRKVGKSGVVDIKQFYALFPGGPLKKASRIAGIPKPASCI